GAGGATGAACAAATGATTACTTCTGAGGAAGCGATACGATAAATGCAGAACCTTTTCCAAGCTCACTTTCTGCCATAATTGTTCCACCATGCAATTCAATAATTTTCTTTACAATCGAAAGACCTAATCCAGTACTGTCCTCCGTTCTTGTTCTCGCTTTGTCAGCTTTATAAAAGCGTTCGAAAAGCTGTGGTAAATCGGTCTCGCTAATACCAATGCCTGTATCCTTTACCGTTATTTGCGCATATGATTTGACCGTTGCTGTGTGAATCGATAGTTTTCCACTTGGCTCCGTATAACGAATCGCATTGGCAATTAAATTTACCCAAACCTGCTGCAAGAGCTTTGGATCACCTATAACTGTAGTTGGATGGGTATCTATTTCGATCGCAATTTGTTTTTCCCGCCATTGCCACTCCATCATAAAAACTACTTCCCTCAGCTGCTCAGAAATATCAAACTGAATAAAATCATTGATGTTCACTTCACTATCTAAATTAGATAAGGTAAGAAGCTGTTTACTCAATGCAGATAATCGCTTGCTTTCATTTTCAATAATAGCCAAATAACGCTGCTGCTCTGCCTCAGACATATCCTCTTCTTGCAAGGCCTGTGAAAATCCTTGAATTGATGTGAGCGGCGATTGAATTTCATGTGAAACATTCGATACAAACTCTTGACGCTTTTCTTCTGTTTTGGCTAAGCTACTGCTCATCGTTGAAAAATCACTCGCCAGTCTTCCTATCTCATCCTTGCGATTAACGTCAAGCTTTAGATGATAATTTCCAGCAGCAATCTTTCTCGTTGCTTCAGTCAATGTTTTAATTGGTTTTACAATAAAACGAGTGCTTGCTAATACTAATAGAAAGCTGAACAGCAATGCTAAAACAAGTAAGACAGCTAAAAATATCCGCATTTCCCCAAATTGCTGAATGGAATTAGGTCTGACAAATAATGCATGGGTTTTCCCACTTATCTGTACCGGAACACCTATTGTATTTTTCACCTCATTGTCAAAGAATCCTGTTACAAAGGGCTTCCATGGATAATTTGCAATTCCATGATAGATTTCTCCCCGTAATACTTTCTCGATATCTCTTTGGTCCATCTCTTCTGATGAAAAAGGATTACCAAAGGTTTCTGCAATACCTGTGTCCCTAACGAGGTAAAACGTGTAGCCTAAATCTGTCATTGCTGTTAAATAGTCCGAAATCGACTGATTTGGATTTTCCTCAAATAGTTCTACAATATTTTTGGCAATATGAGTAACTTTTTCATCATTATCCGGCTTTAAAAAATGCTGATAGTAAATATTTGTTACAGCAAATGCGATCAGGGCACTTGCAATCATAATTACCATTGTCATTACAATAATCCTTACGTAGAGCGTTCGCATCGTTGCTCCTCCAACTCTCTAATTAACTTCTAGTTTATATCCTAATCCCCGAACTGTTTGAATTGAAAAATCAGCTTCCACAGTTGAGAAACGCTCACGAAGCCGCTTAATATGTACATCAACCGTTCGGTCATTTCCTTCATAATCATTTCCCCAAATCAGCTGAATTAATTGCTCCCGGGAAAATATTCGATTTGGATAACTCGCTAATTGTGCAAACAGTTCGAATTCCTTTAAAGGTAAAATCATTGTTTTATCATTTAACTGCACTTCATAGCTTTTCCGATTAATTACGGTTGTCTTCCCAATTCGAATTACCTCTTCATTGGTAATTTGGAACCGTCTTAGTAACGCTTTAACCCGGAACAGTACTTCTTTTGGCTCAAATGGCTTTACAATATAATCATCCGTCCCAGCCATATAAGCCTTTTCTTTATCTGAAATCCCATCCTTTGCCGTAAGCATGAGCACAGGAATATCATAATCATGACGTACCTCTTCACACAGCTGATAGCCATCCAGATTCGGCATCATAATATCAACAATAGCTAAATGCACATTGCTTTCTTCTAATTGCTGTAATGCATCTTGTCCATCGACAGCCTCTATCGTCTTATAACCATCCTTTTGCAAATAAAAACGAAGCAACTCACGAATATGCGGATCATCATCAACAATCAAAATCGTAATCATCTTTCCCGGACCTCCTAATTTGTACTAACTTTACCATAACATAATCAGTTTGGTGATACATTTAAGCTTTACTTAGTGGAGGGCTCCTTCTTATGCAGGTTTGCTCGTTACTTTTGAACTTCAGCAAATTTGGAGCAAACTTCAGCATTTACACATATACGCACAAAAAAACTGCCCTCACAAGAAAGCAGTTCTTAATAATTATTCTTTTAACCCGAGCAAGTCATCAATTACCTTTACAACCTGGTCAGCATACTTTTCACATTCGTCAGCAGTTGGAGCTTCGACCATGACACGGACAAGTGGTTCTGTTCCAGATGGTCTTACAAGGACACGTCCTTGTCCTGCAAGCTTCGTTTCCACCGCTTTAATTTCATCTAAAATAACTGGATTGCTTAATGCTTCGTTTTTATCAGTTACTTTTACATTTTTTAACACTTGCGGGAAAACTTTCATATCACTTGCTAGTTCAGATAGCGTTTTACCCGTTTCCTTCATCACATTTACAAGCTGCAATGCGGATAGCATGCCATCTCCTGTTGTGATGAAATCAAGGAAGATAATATGACCGGATTGTTCTCCACCAAGATTATAACCGCCATTGCGCATTTCTTCCATAACGTAACGATCGCCAACTGCAGTCTTATCACTGCGTATGCCGTTCTCCTCAATTGCCTTGTAGAACCCAAGGTTACTCATTACAGTTGATACAACTGTATTTTTCTTGAGCAGTCCCTTTTCATTCATATATCTCGCACAAATGAACATAATTTGGTCGCCGTCAACGATGTTTCCTTTTTCATCAACTGCGATGAGGCGATCACCATCTCCATCAAATGCAAGACCAATATCTGCGCCTTTTTCCGTTACAAATGCTTGCAGCTTTTCTGGATGTGTAGATCCTACGCCGTCATTTATATTAAGTCCATCGGGGCTTGACCCCATTGAAAAGATATCTGCTTCCAAATCAGCGAACAGGTGTGTAGCCAAACTAGATGTCGCACCGTGTGCACAGTCAATTGCAATTTGAAGTCCTTCAAAATCATTATCAATCGTATCCTTCAAATAGGATAGATACTTTTGTCCGCCCTCAAAATAATCGGTAACAATTCCTACACTGGCACCTGTTGGACGAGGCAGGGTATCTTCTGTATCCATTAGCTTTTCAATTTCTGCTTCCTGTTCATCTGTCAATTTAAAGCCATCTGGTCCAAAGAACTTAATCCCGTTATCCTCAACTGGGTTATGCGATGCTGAAATCATAACACCAGCCTGTGCACTTGTAGCTTTTGTTAAATAAGCAACACCTGGTGTCGAGATTACTCCAAGTCGCATTACTTCTGCACCGATAGATAAAAGTCCAGCTAATAAGGCCCCTTCCAGCATATGGCCTGAAATTCTTGTGTCGCGGCCTATCACGACACGAGGTCTTTCCATTCCATTTGTCAACACGTAACCACCATAGCGTCCTAGCTTGTATGCTAGTTCTGGTGTCAGGTCCTTATTGGCTACGCCTCTCACACCATCCGTTCCAAAATATTTTCCCATTCGTTACCTCTCCTTTAACTTACATCCAATTCAGCTGTCTGCTTTTAAATGAATTAATCACTCAGGTTGCTCTTCGCTAATCTCTACTGTAATTTCTTCTGATTCTCCAGTAATTGTTATATTATCAAGGTCTGGTCCTTCGATTTCAATTGGAACTTGATGCTCTCCTGGCTCCAGATCACTTAAATCAATGAATATACGGATATCTTCAGCTGTTAATTCTTTTATATCCGCCTCATCACCTGTAACCGTAACATCCATTTCAGCGGCTTCAGGCTCAATATAGGTAACTGTTTGTCCATCTTGTAATCCTTCTTCTTCGATTGCTAAACCTTCAAAAACACGGGACTGCTCTACATCGACGGTTACCTCAATTGTTTCCATATCCGGAACATTTACACCGTCTGGCAATGAAAGTTGCGCATCTATTGTACCAGATTCGGTGATTTCGGATAAATCAATTGCTTCTGTTGAAAGCTCAGAAATTCCTTCTAGAACTTCACTAGTGGAAAATATCTCCACCTCATCTACATTAGCAGAAATCGAATTTAATGCATAGCCCTCAGGCATTTTTCCTGTCGTTTCAACGGATACAGGTACCGATTTACTTGGATTATCTACCTCGGCTGATATTTGAATATTTTCCGGTTCTACCCGGACTGTTAGCTCATTACCCTGCGTATCATAAACATTTACAGGCAGCTCACGATTATTAATTGAACCATCCAGACCTTCTAAATTGACATATGCCTTCACAATACCAATTTGATCGATAATGGACCTTGAACTTGTGATCGTAACCTCAGCAGGCTCAAGTGTATAGTCAGTCAATTCATATCCTGGGGCCATTTTATCTTCATTAATAAAATCAGCAACAACAGAAAACTGCTCGCTTGCCCTTTCTTCAATTGTAACCGTAATCGTTTTCGGTTCAATAAATACAGTAAGATCCCTGGAGATATTATGCTCCAGTTCCACTACATGTTCGCCTTCTTCTAATCCTTGCAGGTCAACAAACACATCAAAATTACGTTGAAAAACAAGAGGGGTCAAGTTTCCAGGATTCCCCTGTAAGCTAACCGTAACAAATTCCGGCACACCACTAACCACATAGTTTTCTTCGTCAATTTTTATTTCGACCGGCACATCATCAAGTTTTTGCGTTTGTTCAGATCTGCCTGAGAAGGTTGGGTCGGAATGCGATGAATTAACTGTAACATTCACAAATATATACAGGAATACCGCGAAAGCTAAAGAAGCAAGTCGGACAAACCATTTACTCTTAAACCAATTATCCATTCTTGTTCCCCCTTCGTTTCCACGACTTTTTCTCAGAGGTCTTTTGATTTAGGGATAAATGGGCTTGAAGCATATCACGGAGATTGTCCTGATTAAGATCCCGATGAAGCTCCCCATTTTTTGTACAGGAAACCGCACCTGTTTCCTCTGAAACAACAATTGTCAGCGCATCGGTAACCTCGCTGATACCCATTGCAGCACGATGCCTCGTCCCTAGCTCCTTTGAGATAAATGGACTTTCCGATAATGGCAGGTAACAAGCTGCTGCGGTGATCTCCCCCTCTTTTACGATAACTGCACCATCATGCAGTGGTGTATTCGGAGTGAAAATATTTGTCAGCAGCTGATGCGATAATTTCCCGTTAATTGCAATCCCTGTTTCAGCGTATTCACCAATACCTGTTTCGCGTTCAATCGAAATTAATGCGCCGATTCGTCGTTTTGCCATATAGCTGCACGACTGTACAATTGCATCAATTTCCTGTTGCATCTTTTCTTCTTCCGACTTTACACTCCGAGCAAATAGATTACCCCTTCCAAGCTGCTCAAGCGCTCTCCGCAGCTCAGGCTGGAATAGTATGATGATTACAATTAACCCCCAGGAAATGGCCTGATTTGTCAGCCATTGCATGGTTTGTAAATTCAGTAATATACTTAATAGCCAGACCACAAGTACTACAGCAATTCCCTTTAAAAGCTGAATTGCTTTGGTACCTCTAATCAGCATCATTAATTTATATAATACATACCAGACGAGAGTTATATCTACGCCTATTCTTAGCAGGTCTATTAAATCGAATCCCCCATCAAGCATGTGCACACATCCTCTTTGCAATAATAATTTATCACGCATTAACGGTCTGTAATGTCCCCACATTCAAGCATGAGGGAACCAAAAACAAGTGAAGGTGTGGGATAAAACAGTCCGTAAATTCCTTATTATGTTCAAGCAGCATTCGCGGGACAGAAAAGCCGCCACTAAATGAAGTCTCACTTTATTACTTTTAAACAAGCACGCTTATATGTAGCTTGGTTTTCAAAAGATAGGAACGGTATCTATTATAACACAATATCTCTAAATCATATTACTTTAGCAATGCAAAAAGCCAGATAAGATTTCACATCTTATCTGGATGCATTTCAATATGGTTAAAAAGCAAAAATACCTTTAAAAAAGCTTCTCATTTTATACCACATCCATTCAAACATTTGATCAACTGTTTCTAATTCACCATTGACCCCTCCGGCTGAAGCCATAAGTCCTTCCCCATACAGCGAATCATTCTCATCGGCAATAAGTTTTCCGTTTACTAAGGTTACATCCCCATCAATCGTACCCTTTATGAGTAATTTCCCATTTTTAACGAGTACATCTCCTGGAACAGTTACACCCTCAGGCACAATAACTGTATCTCCTTGAATGACTAGCTCTTCCTGTTTGGAAACGACTAATTGACCATCCTCATTCCAAGATGCAAACATTCCAGTCATCATTAGCACAAAAAATATTGCTGCTGCAGTGAGCACTGGATGCATTTTAAACCATCGCATATAGGTAACACGTTTTTTCTCAGTCGGAAGTCTATCCATAACTTTCTGCGTAAAATCGTTTGGTGCTGTGAAATGCTCCGCACTCTTAATCAATGTAATCGTACGCTTTAGTTCATGGAAATGATGTTGGCAAGCTTCACAAGTTTCCAGATGTGTTCTCAGCTGAGCTTCTTCCTCCTTGTAAAGGTCACCATCCAAATATTTATGCATCAATTCAACCGATTCTTTATTACATTCCAAGTGTTTCACACTCCTTTACACATGACGAAGCCTTTTTCTTAGAGCTTCTCTCCCACGATGAATTCGGGTTTTCACCGTTCCTAAAGGTATATCTAAGATGTCGCTTATTTCTTGAAGGGAAAACTCTTCCAAATAACGCAGCATAATAATACTGCGGTATTTCGGTGGAAGCTGGGAAATTTCGTGATGAATATAGCGTTGCAGTTCCAAGCTTTCAACTTCTTCACCAGGCAGCCGCTCCTTACTGGCCAGCTGGGAATACATATCCAACCCTTCCGTCCCTTTGATCTCAGCATCCAGATAATAATCTGGCTTTCGCTTACGGATCCGGTCGATCGTCAAATTCGTAGCAATCCGATACAACCACGTAGAAAACTTTCTGCGATCATCAAACGAATGGATGTTAACATATGCACGAATAAAAGCTTCCTGCGCCATATCCTCTGCTTCATGTGCATTACCAAGCATCCGAAAACAATGCTGGTATATTTTATCTTGG
This region of Oceanobacillus sp. FSL K6-2867 genomic DNA includes:
- a CDS encoding HAMP domain-containing sensor histidine kinase, translating into MRTLYVRIIVMTMVIMIASALIAFAVTNIYYQHFLKPDNDEKVTHIAKNIVELFEENPNQSISDYLTAMTDLGYTFYLVRDTGIAETFGNPFSSEEMDQRDIEKVLRGEIYHGIANYPWKPFVTGFFDNEVKNTIGVPVQISGKTHALFVRPNSIQQFGEMRIFLAVLLVLALLFSFLLVLASTRFIVKPIKTLTEATRKIAAGNYHLKLDVNRKDEIGRLASDFSTMSSSLAKTEEKRQEFVSNVSHEIQSPLTSIQGFSQALQEEDMSEAEQQRYLAIIENESKRLSALSKQLLTLSNLDSEVNINDFIQFDISEQLREVVFMMEWQWREKQIAIEIDTHPTTVIGDPKLLQQVWVNLIANAIRYTEPSGKLSIHTATVKSYAQITVKDTGIGISETDLPQLFERFYKADKARTRTEDSTGLGLSIVKKIIELHGGTIMAESELGKGSAFIVSLPQK
- the sigW gene encoding RNA polymerase sigma factor SigW; translation: MDQFIIEKIKQVKKGDQSAFADVVSFYQDKIYQHCFRMLGNAHEAEDMAQEAFIRAYVNIHSFDDRRKFSTWLYRIATNLTIDRIRKRKPDYYLDAEIKGTEGLDMYSQLASKERLPGEEVESLELQRYIHHEISQLPPKYRSIIMLRYLEEFSLQEISDILDIPLGTVKTRIHRGREALRKRLRHV
- a CDS encoding CdaR family protein, which translates into the protein MDNWFKSKWFVRLASLAFAVFLYIFVNVTVNSSHSDPTFSGRSEQTQKLDDVPVEIKIDEENYVVSGVPEFVTVSLQGNPGNLTPLVFQRNFDVFVDLQGLEEGEHVVELEHNISRDLTVFIEPKTITVTIEERASEQFSVVADFINEDKMAPGYELTDYTLEPAEVTITSSRSIIDQIGIVKAYVNLEGLDGSINNRELPVNVYDTQGNELTVRVEPENIQISAEVDNPSKSVPVSVETTGKMPEGYALNSISANVDEVEIFSTSEVLEGISELSTEAIDLSEITESGTIDAQLSLPDGVNVPDMETIEVTVDVEQSRVFEGLAIEEEGLQDGQTVTYIEPEAAEMDVTVTGDEADIKELTAEDIRIFIDLSDLEPGEHQVPIEIEGPDLDNITITGESEEITVEISEEQPE
- a CDS encoding response regulator transcription factor; translation: MITILIVDDDPHIRELLRFYLQKDGYKTIEAVDGQDALQQLEESNVHLAIVDIMMPNLDGYQLCEEVRHDYDIPVLMLTAKDGISDKEKAYMAGTDDYIVKPFEPKEVLFRVKALLRRFQITNEEVIRIGKTTVINRKSYEVQLNDKTMILPLKEFELFAQLASYPNRIFSREQLIQLIWGNDYEGNDRTVDVHIKRLRERFSTVEADFSIQTVRGLGYKLEVN
- the glmM gene encoding phosphoglucosamine mutase, which gives rise to MGKYFGTDGVRGVANKDLTPELAYKLGRYGGYVLTNGMERPRVVIGRDTRISGHMLEGALLAGLLSIGAEVMRLGVISTPGVAYLTKATSAQAGVMISASHNPVEDNGIKFFGPDGFKLTDEQEAEIEKLMDTEDTLPRPTGASVGIVTDYFEGGQKYLSYLKDTIDNDFEGLQIAIDCAHGATSSLATHLFADLEADIFSMGSSPDGLNINDGVGSTHPEKLQAFVTEKGADIGLAFDGDGDRLIAVDEKGNIVDGDQIMFICARYMNEKGLLKKNTVVSTVMSNLGFYKAIEENGIRSDKTAVGDRYVMEEMRNGGYNLGGEQSGHIIFLDFITTGDGMLSALQLVNVMKETGKTLSELASDMKVFPQVLKNVKVTDKNEALSNPVILDEIKAVETKLAGQGRVLVRPSGTEPLVRVMVEAPTADECEKYADQVVKVIDDLLGLKE
- the cdaA gene encoding diadenylate cyclase CdaA; its protein translation is MLDGGFDLIDLLRIGVDITLVWYVLYKLMMLIRGTKAIQLLKGIAVVLVVWLLSILLNLQTMQWLTNQAISWGLIVIIILFQPELRRALEQLGRGNLFARSVKSEEEKMQQEIDAIVQSCSYMAKRRIGALISIERETGIGEYAETGIAINGKLSHQLLTNIFTPNTPLHDGAVIVKEGEITAAACYLPLSESPFISKELGTRHRAAMGISEVTDALTIVVSEETGAVSCTKNGELHRDLNQDNLRDMLQAHLSLNQKTSEKKSWKRRGNKNG
- the rsiW gene encoding anti-sigma-W factor RsiW yields the protein MKHLECNKESVELMHKYLDGDLYKEEEAQLRTHLETCEACQHHFHELKRTITLIKSAEHFTAPNDFTQKVMDRLPTEKKRVTYMRWFKMHPVLTAAAIFFVLMMTGMFASWNEDGQLVVSKQEELVIQGDTVIVPEGVTVPGDVLVKNGKLLIKGTIDGDVTLVNGKLIADENDSLYGEGLMASAGGVNGELETVDQMFEWMWYKMRSFFKGIFAF